One window of Vitis riparia cultivar Riparia Gloire de Montpellier isolate 1030 chromosome 5, EGFV_Vit.rip_1.0, whole genome shotgun sequence genomic DNA carries:
- the LOC117914762 gene encoding 2-alkenal reductase (NADP(+)-dependent)-like — MADAEEVSNKQVIFRDYVSGFPKESDMYMTTSTISLKVPEGSKAVVVKNLYLSCDPYMRPRMSYTTDSYIHSFKPGSVISGYGVAKVLDSGHPNFSKGDLVWGFTGWEEYTLITAPESLFKIPNNDVPLSYYIGILGMPGITAYAGFYEICSPKKGEYVYVSAASGAVGQLVGQFAKLIGCYVVGSAGSKEKVDLLKNKFGFDEAFNYKEEQDLVACLKRYFPEGIDIYFENVGGPMLDAVLANMRVQGRIAACGMISQYNLDKPVGVYNLMNIIKKQIKMQGFVAGSYFHLYPKFLEMILPHVKEGKVVYVEDIAEGLESAPQALIGLFSGRNVGKQVVLVARE; from the exons ATGGCGGACGCTGAAGAAGTGAGCAACAAGCAGGTGATTTTCAGGGACTACGTCTCTGGTTTTCCTAAAGAATCCGACATGTACATGACCACTTCCACGATAAGCCTCAAGGTTCCAGAAGGTTCCAAGGCCGTGGTGGTGAAGAACCTCTACTTGTCGTGCGATCCCTACATGCGGCCTCGTATGAGCTACACTACGGACAGCTACATCCACTCCTTCAAGCCTGGTTCG GTTATAAGTGGATATGGAGTGGCAAAAGTTTTGGATTCTGGGCATCCAAACTTCAGCAAAGGGGACTTGGTTTGGGGATTTACCGGATGGGAAGAGTATACTCTCATTACAGCACCAGAGTCTCTGTTTAAAATTCCCAACAACGATGTCCCCCTTTCATACTATATTGGAATTCTTG GGATGCCTGGTATTACTGCATATGCTGGTTTTTACGAGATTTGCTCTCCTAAGAAAGGAGAGTATGTCTATGTTTCAGCTGCATCAGGAGCAGTGGGTCAACTTGTTGGGCAGTTTGCGAAGTTGATAGGTTGCTATGTTGTTGGAAGTGCTGGAAGTAAAGAAAAG GTTGATCTGTTGAAAAACAAGTTTGGGTTTGATGAAGCTTTCAACTACAAAGAAGAGCAGGATTTGGTTGCATGCTTGAAAAG GTACTTCCCTGAAGGCATTGATATTTACTTTGAGAATGTTGGGGGACCGATGCTTGATGCGGTTCTAGCTAACATGAGAGTCCAAGGCCGCATAGCTGCCTGTGGGATGATTTCCCAGTACAATCTTGACAAGCCCGTGGGTGTGTACAACTTGATGAATATCATCAAAAAGCAGATCAAAATGCAAGGATTTGTCGCTGGGAGCTACTTTCACCTCTACCCCAAATTTCTGGAGATGATTCTGCCTCACGTCAAAGAAGGGAAGGTTGTATATGTGGAAGACATAGCTGAAGGCCTTGAGAGTGCTCCACAGGCTCTTATTGGCCTCTTCTCCGGGCGCAATGTTGGGAAACAGGTTGTTCTAGTTGCTAGGGAATGA